Below is a window of Streptomyces sp. NBC_01429 DNA.
CGAGGCGTAAGCCCGCGCGCGGGCAGGCCGGGTCGAAGAGCTACCGGTCCGCGAGGCGGCAGACGGCGAAGCTGCATAAGAAGGTTGCCCGGCAGCGTCAGGACACCGGCCGCAAGTGGGCCAAGTCCGTGGTCCGCGATCACGGCGCCCTCGCGGTGGAGGACTTCCGCCCGAAGTTCCTCGCAAGGTCGACGATGGCCCGCAAGGCCGCCGACGCGGCGATCGGCGCCACGAAGCGGGCCCTGATCGAGATGGGCCGCAAGCACGGCCGGATCGTGCACCTGGTCCACCCCGCGCACACCACCATGGACTGCGCACAGTGCGGAGCGAGAACCAAGCACGCACTCCCTCTCTCGGAACGTACCTATACCTGCACCGCGTGCGGAGCCGTGTCCCCCCGGGACAAGAACTCCGCACACGTGATGCTGGTCCGGGCAGGTCTCAACCCGGCTGGTGCTGATCGCGGAAGACCAGGCGGGGCGCAGCCCCCTCTGGCAGCGTGAGCCAGAAATCCCCGATCAACCCTGAAGGGGAGGATTCAAGTCGGATCTGTTCGCCACGGGCCGCGCCCCGGCCAACCGGCCATACGGGCCGGACCGTTCATCCATGCGTACGTTCGCGGAGACGAACGTGAGTACGGCTACTCAGGCGGCCGCCGCCCGACGAGGGCAATGTGGAGGTCAGCAGAGACCGGGACGACCCGGCACGACCACAGCGTCCAGGAGAGCAGCAGCCATGACCGACTCATCGCGTTCCGTGACCCAGAACCTCCGCCACTACCTGGTGAACCCCGCGGCCCTCGGTTATCTGGCCGTCGTGGCCGCTGTCTGCGCCTGGGTCGCCGGGGTCACCCTCTTCGTCGAGCACGACGACGCCAGCTTCGCCGGAGTGTGGGCCTTCTTCGTCACCGCCCCGACCTCCTTCCTGTTCGTCGGCTTCACCGACCGGCTGCCCGAGTGGGTGCCCCTCGTCGGCATCCCCGTCGGCGCCTTCGTCCAGGCATTCGCCCTCGGCGCCGTCTACCGCGGCCTGACCGGACGCGCCGCGCACCGCGCCGGCACCAGCGCCGCCTGACGGGGCCATTCCCCGGACCGCTCTCCCGGACCGCTCTCCCCGAACCACTCTCCCTGAACCACCCGAAGGCGTACGCACCGCGCCCCGGAGGCGGAAAACAGCCTCCGGGGCGCGGTGCGTACGTCTGTACGTGCTTACATAGGCGCTCAGTTACGCGACCTGGATACGCGCTGCGTACACGCTTACAGGAACGAGTTGATCTCGATCGTCTCCGTACGGCCGGGGCCCACACCGATCGCCGAGATCGGCGCCCCCGACATCTCCTCCAGCGCCTTCACGTACGCCTGCGCGTTCTTCGGCAGGTCGGAGAAGGTCTTCGCCTTCGTGATGTCCTCCGACCAGCCGGGCAGGTACTCGTAGATCGGCTTCGCGTGGTGGAAGTCGGTCTGGCTGTACGGGAGTTCCTCGACGCGCTTGCCGTCGATCTCGTACGCCACGCACACCGGGATCTGCTCCCAGCCGGTGAGGACGTCCAGCTTGGTGAGGAAGAAGTCCGTCAGGCCGTTGACCCGCGTCGCGTACCGCGCGATCACCGCGTCGAACCAGCCGCAGCGGCGGTCGCGGCCCGTCGTGACACCGCGCTCGCCGCCGATGCGGCGCAGCGCCTCGCCGTCCTCGTCGAGCAGCTCGGTCGGGAACGGACCGGCGCCGACGCGCGTCGTATAGGCCTTGAGGATGCCGATGACGCGACTGATCTTCGTCGGCCCGACGCCCGCACCCGTGCAGGCGCCGCCCGCCGTGGGGTTGGACGAGGTGACGAAGGGATACGTACCGTGATCCACGTCGAGCAGCGTGCCCTGGCCGCCCTCGAAGAGGACGACCTTGCCCTCGTCGATCGCGTTGTTCAGGATCAGCGTCGTGTCACAGACGTACGGCTTGAGCTGGTCCGCGAAGGTCAGCAGCTCTTCGACGATCTTGTCGGCCTCTATGGCGCGCCGGTTGAAGACCTTGGCGAGGAGCTGGTTCTTGGACTCCAGCGCCGCTTCGACCTTCTGCTCCAGGATCGACTCGTCGTAGAGGTCCTGGACGCGGATGCCGGTGCGGTTGATCTTGTCGGCGTAGGTCGGGCCGATGCCACGGCCGGTCGTACCGATCTTCCGCTTACCGAGGAAGCGTTCCGTCACCTTGTCGACCGTGACGTTGTACGGCGTGATCAAATGGGCGTTTCCGCTGATCAGCAACTTGGATGTGTCGACACCGCGCTCGTTGAGCCCGCTCAGCTCGGAGAGCAGGACGGCCGGGTCGACAACCACTCCATTACCGATCACCGGGGTACACCCAGGGGAGAGGATTCCGGAAGGGAGAAGATGCAGTGCGTACTTCTGGTCGCCCACGACGACCGTGTGGCCGGCGTTGTTGCCGCCCTGATAGCGCACGACATAGTCCACGGACCCACCGAGCAGGTCGGTGGCCTTTCCCTTGCCTTCGTCACCCCACTGAGCACCGAGCAGCACAAGTGCGGGCACAGGCGTACACCCCTTCCGGGCGGGGCATGTCCAAGGTCAGGGGGCGCACAAACGTCGTACGAGACCAGCTCTGACCGTCGGACCGGATGCCCCGGAATAGACGAAGCCCCTGGCGCAATAGCGCAAGGGGCTCTTGCACAAAGATGCTACCCGAGGAAGGACCGAGGTGTCGGCTCCAGAGCCCGCCGAGAACGGCGCGCAGCAGCTTCTGGTGGTCATCGACCCGGTCGCCGGCCGGACCGACGGCGAATCCGTGCGGATCGCGAGAGATGTGCTGAGCGGCAGCGCTTCGGTGAAACTCTGTTTCCCCGAAGGCCCTGAGGAGCTGGCGCGGGCGCTGGCCCGGCGGGGAAACCGGCGGCCGGTGCTGGTCGGCGACGACCGGGCGCTGCTGCGGATGGTCGCCCTGCTCCACCGGGAACGGGAGCTGGCCTCCGGGGCGCTCTCGCTGGTGCCGATCGGCGCCTCGGTGGAGCTGGCGTGCTCGCTGGGCGTTCCGGCGGGCGCGGTGGCGGCGGCGCGGGCCGTGCTGGACGGGGCGGTGCGCCGGCTCGATCTGCTGGTGGACGACAGCGACGGCGTGGTGCTGGGCGACCTCCGTATCCCGGCCCTGCCCGCGCGGGGCTCCGGGGGTACGGACCGGATGGACCGGATTGACCGTACGGACCGCGCCGACGGTGGCAGTGGCAGTGGCAGTGGCGGCACGGAGACCGGCGCGGGCGTCGTGCCCGCCGCCGCGCTCATGTGGCACACCTGCCGTTCCCTGGTCCGTACGTTGGTACGGCCCGTCCCGCAGGCCCTCGCCGCGCACACGCACCGGCTGCGGGTGGAGGCGGACGGGGTGCTGCTGAGCGATCTGGACGAGCCGGTCGAGGGCGTGACGGTGCGCTCGCGCGCCGGCCGCGCCGAGGTCGTGATCCGCAGGTGCGCCTCGGCTGAGCCGGTGACGGCGAGCGCGCTGTCCGTGACGGTGTCGGGCGCGGACTTCCGCTACCGCGCGGACGCCCGGGTCACCGGCCCGGTGCGGACCAGGACCTGGACGCTGCGGCCGGGGGCGTGGGGGCTGATGCTCCCGTCGGGCGCGGGTGCGGGTGCGGGAACGGGGCCGCTCGCCGGGTAACGGTGAGCGGTGAGCGGTGGAGGCCGTACGCCTCGGGCGCCGTGAGTATCCCTACTCATGCGGGCGCCTGAGGCCGATATCAAGATAATCTCACGCACGGCGCAGTCGAGCGAAGAACAAGTCGAGCGATTCTGGGCGTGGAGAGCGATGACGGAAACAGTGTTCCGCACGGACGACATTCCTACCGGGGAACGCTTCGAATACTGGCACGACCTGATGGTCAACACCGTGTGCCCCATGGAGATCAAGAGCCCCGCCGCCGCCGATTTCCAGGCGGAGATGCGGATCGTGCAGCTCGGCCGCCTGGTGGTGTGGCCGACCTCGCTCGCCGCACTGAAATGGACCAGATCGCCCCATATGATCCGGAGCACTGACCCGGATTACTACCATTTGACGCTCCCCCTGAGCGGGCGGGTGGATATCGCGCAGCATGATCACCGCACCGTCCACTACCGGCGCCAGATGTACATCGTCGACACCTACCAGCCCTTCGAATGCCGGAATTCCGGTAACGCCACCCTCGGTGTCGGCCTGGAGATACCCAAGGATCTGATCGAGCTGCCCCCGGACACGGTCTCCCGGCTGCTGGCGCACCAGATCTCGGGGCGGGAGGGCATCGGGGCGTACCTCGCCGACTTCCTCACCCGGGTCGCCGAGAGCCCGAGCCCCCGCCCGGCGGACGCGGTCCGGATGGGCGGCATCCTGACCGACCTGCTGAACGCGACGCTGGCGCACAGCCTGGACGTCGAGGAGGAGCTGTCGCCCGCGGCGCGCAGACAGTCGCTCGCCCTGTCCGTCAAGGCGTTCATCCGCGAGAACCTGGGCGACCCGAACCTCACCGCGAGCGCGGTGGCGGCTTCGCACCACATCTCGAACAGCTATCTGCACGGCATGTTCCGCGGCGAGGAGAAGACCGTCTCGGCCTGGATCAGGCAGCTGCGGCTCGACCACATCCGCCAGGACCTGTCCGACCCCTCGCTGCTCTCGCTCCCCATCAGCCACATCGCCGCCCGGTGGGGCTTCACGCACTACACCGTCTTCTGCCGGGCCTTCCGCGCCGCGTACGGGGTCGCGCCCCGGGACTACCGCCACATGTCCGGCGGCGCGACACCGCTCACGACAACTGTGGACGCCTGATCAACACGGAGTACACGCAGAGTCAACGACGCGGGGGCTCTGGGTAATTAAAGTGAACCCATGAGACAAAAACGGTCGCGGTGAAACAACGGCGATCGTGATGGCGTGCTCCCACGCCATCTGTGCTCACCGGTCAATCGCCGGCACGGGGGTGCGGCGAACGACTCCCCGAACGGCCCGTCGCTCCGCGGACGGGCCGTTCGGGCTTCCAGCCCGCCGCGGGTTGTCGCATGACCGGCCCCGGCCGCCGTCTCAGCCCGGCGTCACCAGCCGCGCCTCGTACGCGAAGACCGCCGCCTGTGTCCGGTCGCGCAGCCCCAGCTTCACCAGGATGCGGCTCACATGCGTCTTGATCGTGGACTCCGCGACGACCAGGTGCTCGGCGATCTCCGCGTTCGACAGGCCCTGCGCTATCAGCACCAGGACCTCCGTCTCGCGCTCCGTGAGATCGCCGATCCGGGCCATCGCGGGGGCGCGCGGAGTGTCCGCGAGTTTGGAGAACTCGGTGATCAGGCGGCGTGTGACAGTCGGGGCGAGCAGCGCCTCGCCGGAGGCAACCACGCGTACCCCGTCCGCCAGCTGCCGGGCCGAGGCGTCCTTCAGCAGGAAGCCGGAGGCGCCGGCGCGCAGCGCCTGGTAGACGTACTCGTCCAGGTCGAAGGTGGTCAGGACCAGCACCTTCGCGTCGGCGTTCGCCGCGACGATCTCCCGGGTCGCCTCGATGCCGTTCAGCTCCGGCATACGGATGTCCATCAGCACCACGTCGGGGTGGAGCGCCGCGACCTGGCCCACGGCCTCGCGGCCGTTCACCGCCTCGCCCACCACCTCGATGTCCGGCATCGCGTTCAGCAGCACGGAGAAACCCTCGCGGACCATCACCTGATCGTCCACGATCAGTACCCGGATGGTCATGAAGCGTCCCCGTCCTTCACCACGGCCACCGGAATGAAGGCCGCGATCTCGTAGCCGCCGTCCTCGGTCGGACCGGCGGTCATCTCACCGTTCAGCATCGTGACACGCTCCCGCATACCGGTGACACCGTGCCCCGCGCCCGGCGACGGCTTGGCCATGCGGCTCGGCGCCGTATTGACGATGCGCAGGCCCAGCCCGCCCAGTACGTAGCCGATCTCGACGCTCGCGGTCGATCCCGGCGCGTGCCGCATCGCGTTGCTCAGCGCCTCCTGCACGATGCGGTACGCCGACAGCTCGACGCCCTGCGGCAGCTCGCGGACCGCGCCGGTGATCGTCTTCTGAACGGTCAGCCCGGCGTCGCGGACGTTGTCGAGCAGCCCGTCGAGTTCGGCGAGGGTCGGCTGCGGGGCGTCGGGGGCCTCGTAGTCGTCCGCCCGTACGACACCGAGGATGCGGCGCAGCTCGGTCAGCGCGGCGACGGCGTTCTCGCGGATCGTGACGAACGCCTGCTCCAGCTCGGGCGGCGGATTCTCCACCCGGTACGGCGCGGCCTCGGCCTGGATCGCGACGACGGACATGTGGTGGGCGACGACGTCGTGCAGCTCGCGGGCGATGGTCGTGCGCTCCTCCAGCAGCGTGCGCCGGCCGCGTTCGACGGCGGTGACGCTCTGCTGCGCGGCGACCTCCTGGTCCGCCCTGCGACGGACGTGCAGGGTGCTCACGGTCAGCAGGACGAGCGCCGAG
It encodes the following:
- a CDS encoding SCO4225 family membrane protein is translated as MTDSSRSVTQNLRHYLVNPAALGYLAVVAAVCAWVAGVTLFVEHDDASFAGVWAFFVTAPTSFLFVGFTDRLPEWVPLVGIPVGAFVQAFALGAVYRGLTGRAAHRAGTSAA
- a CDS encoding adenylosuccinate synthase, which codes for MPALVLLGAQWGDEGKGKATDLLGGSVDYVVRYQGGNNAGHTVVVGDQKYALHLLPSGILSPGCTPVIGNGVVVDPAVLLSELSGLNERGVDTSKLLISGNAHLITPYNVTVDKVTERFLGKRKIGTTGRGIGPTYADKINRTGIRVQDLYDESILEQKVEAALESKNQLLAKVFNRRAIEADKIVEELLTFADQLKPYVCDTTLILNNAIDEGKVVLFEGGQGTLLDVDHGTYPFVTSSNPTAGGACTGAGVGPTKISRVIGILKAYTTRVGAGPFPTELLDEDGEALRRIGGERGVTTGRDRRCGWFDAVIARYATRVNGLTDFFLTKLDVLTGWEQIPVCVAYEIDGKRVEELPYSQTDFHHAKPIYEYLPGWSEDITKAKTFSDLPKNAQAYVKALEEMSGAPISAIGVGPGRTETIEINSFL
- a CDS encoding diacylglycerol kinase, translating into MSAPEPAENGAQQLLVVIDPVAGRTDGESVRIARDVLSGSASVKLCFPEGPEELARALARRGNRRPVLVGDDRALLRMVALLHRERELASGALSLVPIGASVELACSLGVPAGAVAAARAVLDGAVRRLDLLVDDSDGVVLGDLRIPALPARGSGGTDRMDRIDRTDRADGGSGSGSGGTETGAGVVPAAALMWHTCRSLVRTLVRPVPQALAAHTHRLRVEADGVLLSDLDEPVEGVTVRSRAGRAEVVIRRCASAEPVTASALSVTVSGADFRYRADARVTGPVRTRTWTLRPGAWGLMLPSGAGAGAGTGPLAG
- a CDS encoding AraC family transcriptional regulator, with protein sequence MTETVFRTDDIPTGERFEYWHDLMVNTVCPMEIKSPAAADFQAEMRIVQLGRLVVWPTSLAALKWTRSPHMIRSTDPDYYHLTLPLSGRVDIAQHDHRTVHYRRQMYIVDTYQPFECRNSGNATLGVGLEIPKDLIELPPDTVSRLLAHQISGREGIGAYLADFLTRVAESPSPRPADAVRMGGILTDLLNATLAHSLDVEEELSPAARRQSLALSVKAFIRENLGDPNLTASAVAASHHISNSYLHGMFRGEEKTVSAWIRQLRLDHIRQDLSDPSLLSLPISHIAARWGFTHYTVFCRAFRAAYGVAPRDYRHMSGGATPLTTTVDA
- a CDS encoding response regulator transcription factor, with product MTIRVLIVDDQVMVREGFSVLLNAMPDIEVVGEAVNGREAVGQVAALHPDVVLMDIRMPELNGIEATREIVAANADAKVLVLTTFDLDEYVYQALRAGASGFLLKDASARQLADGVRVVASGEALLAPTVTRRLITEFSKLADTPRAPAMARIGDLTERETEVLVLIAQGLSNAEIAEHLVVAESTIKTHVSRILVKLGLRDRTQAAVFAYEARLVTPG
- a CDS encoding sensor histidine kinase, with translation MTETETGESRNNEFRLATGALSGLRQDLFHDAFAYRPLRPVRTDGRFTRRLPGQIRQFVAWTPHAMIVGLALIMFVYSIGNRDLLDLSPIIPLLLTLFRPVAAWWLALWVSGFTNLFSFHDWPWTPTSFVGYFAVMTVVAIRTGPRTAAWMWVVTAGYAMFSEIFLNRGYGYGVSTSLPMLFGSALVLLTVSTLHVRRRADQEVAAQQSVTAVERGRRTLLEERTTIARELHDVVAHHMSVVAIQAEAAPYRVENPPPELEQAFVTIRENAVAALTELRRILGVVRADDYEAPDAPQPTLAELDGLLDNVRDAGLTVQKTITGAVRELPQGVELSAYRIVQEALSNAMRHAPGSTASVEIGYVLGGLGLRIVNTAPSRMAKPSPGAGHGVTGMRERVTMLNGEMTAGPTEDGGYEIAAFIPVAVVKDGDAS